CTGGGGGCAGCAGCACTGACCGGCAAGCGAGGTGGGGGGCTGGTGGCGTGGACACAGGGCGAGGAGTGAACGTGGGGGCTGGCAATGCGGACACTGGACCAAGAGTGACTGCAGGGGCCGGCAGCGCTGTCCTGAGGGTGCCCGACGGGGCTGGCAGCGGAGACACGGCGTCTCCAAGGACTGCACAGGCCAGCAGCGGTGCCACAAGGCCAGCAGGGAGCGCAGGGGCCGGCAGAGTGGACAGGGGGCCAGCAGGGAGCGCAGCGGCCGGCAGAGTGGACAGGGGGCCAGCAGGGAGCGCAGCGGCCGGCAGCGGTGCCACGGCGCCAGGACTGAGTGCAGGTGCCGGCAGTGGTGACACGGGGCCAGGACGGAGCGCAGGCGCCGCCAGCGCTGCCGGGGGCCCGGGAGTGCCCAATGTGGCCGGCAAGGCTGGGCCAGGATTGACCGCTGGGGCCGGCAGAGCTGACCTGGGGCCGGAAGTAGCTGCTGGGGCTGGCAGGGCTGACCTGGGCCCAGAAGTGACCGCCGGGGCTGTCTCAGGCCCAGAAGTGACCGCTGGGGCCAGCTGCGCTGACCCAGGAGTGACCGCTGGGGCTGGCAGGGCTGCCCGGGGTCCGGGGGTGCCCGACGGGGCTGGCAGCGCTGACACGGGGCTGGGAGTGACCCTTGGGGCTGGCTGGGCTGGAGCTGCTGCTGGCGCTGGGCCGGGCTGTCCTGGTCCCAGGGGTTGGCTGGGAGCGGCCCCCCTTCTGGGGAGCACACCTGCATGGAAGAAAGAGCACGTGTCCACCCAGGCAGGTGTGccacgccccacccccacccagcccctccctgaGACATGCTGCCCCCACGCCCAGCAGAGCTGCCGGTGCGGTCCCGAGACACTGAGCAGATACCCTCCCCAAAAAGGAGGCGCAAACCCAGGATCCAGGAGAGGAAAGCGGCTGCAGGTGTGAACCACCCTCCAGGGCGGAGACCCCACACTCCACCGCGGCACAAGCCTCCCATCCCCGCTTCCGGCTGCCCTGGGCCCCCCACTCCAGCTCCCATGGAGCAGTCCCGCCAGGCCTGGAAGCCGAGCCCCTGCTTCGGGGCCACTCCTCGGACCTGGGCACTGAGCACAGCCACGCGAATCCCCGAGGCCAGCAGGCCGCGCCCCCAGGCCCAGACACAGCAGCACCTCGGGGAGGGGGCACGGGTGTGCTCTGTAGGACACACTGGACACCCCGAACTCGGCGGAGCCTCACGACGCAACGGGCGACGGGGCCAGCCTAGCACCTGTGTGGTCTCTGCGCCGTGCCACGTGCACCACTTGCTGCCACCCACCCTGGCCCTGCACGCGGCTCCAGGCCTGCTAGGCTCTGTCCGCTCCCGgcaaccccagccccagcccagcgaGGGCAGCTGCCCCAGGCCCGAGCTGCGCGTGCCCCACACCCCAGGCCAACAACGATGGAGGGCATTGCCGGGCAGGCGGGTGGTGTCCAGGCGCTAGCGCtgagggctggggtgggcaggggcccaGGGCTCACCTGCTTGGAGGGCTGCAGCGGGGCCTTCTTCTCCGCCCGGTCACAGGCGGGCTCCACATCCTGCTCAGGGCCCCCCGCCTGCGGGGGCCGCCCGTTCTCACTTGGCTCCACGGAGGGGCCGTTTTCCGGCCCCCGGGGCTTCTTGGCCAGGCGCCGTTCCCATTTCTCCTTCCGCTCGTGTGGCTTCAGGGCCATGTCCTTCTGCAGGGGTGAGAGAGGAAGAGCCGGTCAGCACGGCCGCTCGGGCTCTGCCGGGGGCCCGAGGAGGCTTCTGGGGAGCACACGTCCCAGGGGGCGAGCCCAGACGTCGGAGGCTGGATCCCCCCACCCCGCGGAACACTGTCCCCCCGTCCTGCCAGGCACCCTGGACAGCAGGCAGGCCCCCACCTGGCCTCCCCCCATGGCCTCCACCTGGTGATACAGGAAGGACTGAAGCCCAAATCCCCTGGCCTGGGCAGGGAGCAACAGCAGCCCCCAGACGGCCCCAATGAGCTCCCGgggcacccccacccctaccctcccTCCTACCCTAGTGGCTTCCCCCCATAACACAGCCCTTG
This window of the Choloepus didactylus isolate mChoDid1 chromosome 23, mChoDid1.pri, whole genome shotgun sequence genome carries:
- the FBRSL1 gene encoding fibrosin-1-like protein isoform X13, translating into MEAKARQSRRSRAQRDRVRRREAAAAARDARNHSPSSGDEPEPSPGKENTSHNCAPARTAAAPAPRAARPPRRRRRESSSQEEELIDGFAIASFSTLEALEKDMALKPHERKEKWERRLAKKPRGPENGPSVEPSENGRPPQAGGPEQDVEPACDRAEKKAPLQPSKQVCSPEGGPLPANPWDQDSPAQRQQQLQPSQPQGSLPAPCQRCQPRRAPPDPGQPCQPQRSLLGQRSWPQRSLLGLRQPRRSLLGPGQPCQPQQLLPAPGQLCRPQRSILAQPCRPHWALPGPRQRWRRLRSVLAPCHHCRHLHSVLAPWHRCRPLRSLLAPCPLCRPLRSLLAPCPLCRPLRSLLALWHRCWPVQSLETPCLRCQPRRAPSGQRCRPLQSLLVQCPHCQPPRSLLALCPRHQPPTSLAGQCCCPQRALLAPCPRCQPRRALLGQPSRPRRSLLGVGQPQQIVKAPQQPKRPLLGLRQPRPPKQPLLGPEQPCQRKRPLLGPGQPCRPLRSLLGPGQLCKPQPLLPIPDRPSLLGHPGPPRRRPLLGYPYQPRRSLLDLVQARPPRVSLLALGHPCRPLRPRRTRPSTPGVDRQAPSVSPGA